A region of Paenibacillus sp. JNUCC-31 DNA encodes the following proteins:
- a CDS encoding class I SAM-dependent methyltransferase: MSNEPSNLGRKLEPNYHKIDFLSHLGVDVLSLLQARPGERILDIGCGNGDLTAKIAAAGAIPTGIDLSERMVKLANQKYPDLNVQVEDASQYRTDVAFDAVFSHAAIHWIHNPADVVQSIWQALREGGRFVAEFAGSGNIALLITAIKQALEVHGYTWAGRNPWYHPTIGEYTSLLEQRGFRVTFAQHFDNPTPLKGEATGLKNWLNSFSDYFFSDVISADKASIYQAIEAQVRPHFERENQWFLDTSRIRIVAIKERT; this comes from the coding sequence ATGTCTAATGAACCCTCTAACTTGGGTCGCAAGTTGGAACCAAACTATCATAAAATAGATTTTTTATCTCATCTGGGAGTGGATGTCCTGTCCTTGCTGCAGGCACGACCCGGGGAGCGAATTCTGGACATCGGATGTGGCAATGGAGATTTGACAGCCAAGATTGCAGCTGCTGGAGCGATTCCGACAGGTATCGATCTATCGGAGAGAATGGTAAAGCTCGCCAACCAGAAGTACCCTGACCTGAATGTTCAAGTGGAAGACGCTTCTCAATATCGAACGGATGTAGCCTTTGACGCTGTATTCTCCCATGCAGCTATACATTGGATCCATAATCCCGCGGACGTGGTCCAATCAATCTGGCAGGCCTTGCGGGAGGGAGGACGATTCGTTGCTGAATTTGCCGGAAGCGGAAATATAGCTCTCCTGATTACTGCTATAAAGCAGGCTCTGGAGGTACATGGTTATACGTGGGCGGGACGAAATCCGTGGTATCATCCGACCATTGGCGAATACACCAGCCTGCTGGAGCAGCGCGGATTCCGTGTCACGTTCGCTCAGCATTTCGACAACCCTACTCCGCTCAAAGGAGAAGCAACAGGACTTAAGAACTGGCTAAACAGCTTCTCAGATTATTTCTTTAGTGATGTTATATCTGCTGACAAAGCATCCATCTACCAAGCCATTGAGGCACAGGTTAGGCCGCACTTTGAGCGCGAAAATCAATGGTTCCTGGATACAAGTCGAATACGGATTGTTGCGATCAAGGAACGGACGTAA
- a CDS encoding GNAT family N-acetyltransferase, with protein sequence MVIREIEEKDNKEVELLIRSCLIEFGANKSGTAWSDPNLGDFYHLYQQEGSKYWVVEENSAIVAGCGIGPIEGFPHICELQKMYALKGARGTGISYELLQISLDFAKEHYEHCYLETLSNMVAANKFYIKNGFVPLEEPLNATEHFACDAWYIKGL encoded by the coding sequence GTGGTCATAAGAGAGATAGAGGAAAAGGATAATAAAGAAGTAGAGCTTTTGATTAGAAGCTGTTTGATTGAATTTGGGGCCAATAAGTCTGGAACCGCGTGGTCTGATCCCAATTTGGGAGATTTCTACCACCTGTACCAACAGGAGGGTTCAAAATATTGGGTTGTTGAGGAAAACTCAGCAATCGTAGCTGGCTGCGGTATCGGACCTATTGAGGGTTTTCCCCATATTTGTGAGTTGCAGAAGATGTATGCACTAAAAGGGGCACGAGGCACGGGAATCTCCTATGAATTGCTTCAGATCTCCCTTGATTTTGCCAAAGAACACTATGAGCATTGTTATCTTGAAACCCTAAGCAATATGGTTGCAGCCAACAAATTCTATATTAAGAACGGTTTCGTTCCATTAGAAGAACCGTTGAATGCAACCGAACATTTTGCTTGTGATGCTTGGTATATCAAAGGACTTTAA
- a CDS encoding TetR/AcrR family transcriptional regulator has product MDKSNTTSRSERRDAAENRQRILEAAFQLFELHGVERVSMNQIAAEAQIGAGTLYRRYRNKSELCMDLIKDNVTLFFNDAEAYLLANAHHPPSDRLRGLLTLFIQFREKNAELLSGIENTVHQSANSRTSSPLYDQLHQKLVGLFEEMVTKSDEESQAISLFKTDMLLTAMNNDSYLFQKNVRGYSSERIVERLCQTFL; this is encoded by the coding sequence GTGGATAAATCGAATACAACCTCTCGTTCGGAACGGCGGGATGCGGCCGAGAACCGTCAGCGTATTTTGGAAGCGGCTTTCCAATTATTTGAGCTGCATGGCGTTGAACGGGTCAGCATGAATCAGATCGCTGCCGAAGCACAGATTGGAGCAGGTACTTTATATCGCCGATACCGTAATAAGAGTGAGTTATGCATGGATTTAATTAAAGATAACGTAACCCTGTTCTTCAATGATGCAGAGGCATACCTCCTGGCGAATGCTCACCATCCACCATCTGATCGATTACGAGGTCTGCTGACATTGTTTATCCAGTTTAGAGAGAAAAATGCGGAGCTGCTCTCGGGCATCGAAAATACGGTCCATCAGAGCGCAAATTCCAGAACCTCAAGTCCCCTCTATGATCAATTGCATCAAAAACTTGTTGGTTTATTTGAAGAAATGGTTACGAAGTCCGATGAGGAGTCGCAAGCCATCAGCTTGTTCAAAACGGACATGCTTCTGACTGCGATGAACAATGATTCGTATCTTTTTCAGAAAAATGTGCGCGGGTATTCTTCTGAACGCATTGTGGAACGGCTATGTCAAACGTTTTTATAA